In a genomic window of Xylophilus rhododendri:
- a CDS encoding ABC transporter ATP-binding protein — translation MSQDILIEAVGVTKHYGKFAALGGVDLKIRRNTVHSVIGPNGAGKTTLFAMLTGTGSTTGGQILFDGQDVTALPAHRRVQRGMARSFQVTSLFGSLSVRENLRVAAQGIAPGRAMNCWRAPVGDLSAGDTVAEVLQRVGLERLAGTAASELSHGQQRRLEVGMALAAKPQAIFLDEPTSGMGIDDLDDMKRLIASLRDQHTVVLIEHNMNIVMDISDTVTVMQLGRVLAEGLPGEIRSDARVRSAYLGNMITGGQA, via the coding sequence ATGAGCCAGGACATCCTGATCGAAGCCGTGGGCGTGACCAAGCACTACGGCAAGTTCGCCGCCCTGGGCGGCGTGGACCTGAAGATCCGCCGCAACACGGTGCATTCGGTGATCGGCCCCAACGGCGCCGGCAAGACCACCCTCTTCGCCATGCTGACCGGCACCGGCAGCACCACCGGCGGCCAGATCCTGTTCGACGGCCAGGACGTCACCGCCCTGCCCGCCCACCGCCGGGTGCAGCGCGGCATGGCGCGCTCCTTCCAGGTGACCAGCCTGTTCGGCAGCCTGTCGGTGCGCGAGAACCTGCGGGTAGCGGCGCAAGGCATCGCGCCGGGCCGGGCGATGAACTGCTGGCGAGCACCGGTCGGCGACCTGTCCGCCGGCGACACCGTGGCCGAGGTGCTGCAGCGCGTCGGCCTGGAGCGCCTGGCGGGCACGGCGGCCAGCGAACTCTCGCACGGCCAGCAGCGCCGGCTGGAAGTCGGCATGGCGCTTGCAGCGAAGCCGCAAGCGATCTTCCTGGACGAGCCGACCTCCGGCATGGGCATCGACGACCTGGACGACATGAAACGCCTGATCGCCAGCCTGCGCGACCAGCACACCGTGGTGCTGATCGAGCACAACATGAACATCGTGATGGACATCTCCGACACCGTCACCGTGATGCAGCTTGGCCGGGTGCTGGCCGAGGGCCTGCCGGGCGAGATCCGCTCCGACGCGCGGGTGCGCAGCGCCTACCTCGGCAACATGATCACCGGAGGCCAGGCATGA
- a CDS encoding branched-chain amino acid ABC transporter permease, whose protein sequence is MTVYLLQTINGVGIGMLYFLLAVGLSIVFGLLRFVNFAHGAFYLLGAYLCFQALQWGLNFWAALVLVPLFVGLLGWLAEKLLLRRVYAKPHEFHILVTVGLALVVQELVIVFWGPLGNNVQPPELLQGVVMWGSFIYPKYRLFVIGFTAVLAVLLWWVLEGTRLGSAVRAGSESTEMVSLLGINVFRVFSLVFALGAATAALAGVLAAPIRGAEPFMGVEALSVAFVVVVIGGLGSFGGALVGGLLIGIVQSLMSTIWAPGASLMIYIAMAAVLLLRPHGLLGRRG, encoded by the coding sequence ATGACCGTCTATCTCCTCCAGACCATCAACGGCGTCGGCATCGGGATGCTGTACTTCCTGCTGGCCGTGGGCCTGTCCATCGTCTTCGGGCTGTTGCGGTTCGTGAACTTCGCGCACGGGGCCTTCTATCTGCTGGGCGCCTATCTCTGCTTCCAGGCGCTTCAGTGGGGCCTCAATTTCTGGGCGGCGCTGGTGCTGGTGCCGCTCTTCGTCGGCCTGCTCGGCTGGCTGGCCGAGAAGCTGCTGCTGCGGCGGGTCTACGCCAAGCCGCACGAGTTCCACATCCTGGTCACCGTGGGCCTGGCCCTGGTGGTGCAGGAGCTGGTGATCGTGTTCTGGGGCCCGCTCGGCAACAACGTGCAGCCGCCGGAGCTGCTGCAGGGCGTGGTGATGTGGGGCAGCTTCATCTATCCCAAGTACCGGCTGTTCGTGATCGGCTTCACCGCCGTGCTGGCGGTGCTGCTGTGGTGGGTGCTGGAGGGCACGCGTCTGGGCAGCGCGGTGCGGGCGGGCAGCGAATCGACCGAGATGGTCTCGCTGCTGGGCATCAACGTCTTCCGTGTGTTCAGCCTGGTGTTCGCGCTGGGCGCGGCCACCGCCGCCCTGGCCGGCGTGCTGGCGGCGCCCATCCGCGGGGCCGAGCCCTTCATGGGCGTGGAGGCCTTGAGCGTCGCCTTCGTGGTGGTGGTGATCGGCGGGCTGGGCAGCTTCGGCGGGGCGCTTGTCGGCGGCCTGCTGATCGGCATCGTGCAGAGCCTGATGAGCACCATCTGGGCGCCCGGCGCCAGCCTGATGATCTATATCGCGATGGCGGCCGTGCTGCTGCTGCGACCGCATGGCCTGCTGGGCCGCAGAGGATGA
- a CDS encoding ABC transporter ATP-binding protein, with translation MSTPILEVQALHAHYGKSHVLQGVSLRVGQAELVTLLGRNGAGKSTTLKSIAGAVTPSGGQVRFQGRDIAGQPAHRIAAQGICLVPENRGIFKLLTVEENLLLGRRRESPWQLDDIYRIFPRLKERRRNGGANLSGGEQQMLAIGRALMNHPRLLILDEPVEGLAPVIVEEIVAQLKTIKAAGVAILLVEQNLEVCVQLADRHYIVEQGRVVHEAGNAAFIADHEVKDRYLGVGLA, from the coding sequence ATGAGCACGCCCATCCTCGAAGTGCAGGCCCTGCACGCCCATTACGGCAAGAGCCATGTGCTGCAGGGCGTGAGCCTGCGGGTCGGCCAGGCCGAGCTGGTCACCCTGCTGGGGCGCAACGGCGCGGGCAAGTCGACCACGCTCAAAAGCATCGCCGGCGCCGTCACGCCCAGCGGCGGGCAGGTGCGTTTCCAGGGCCGCGACATCGCCGGCCAGCCGGCCCACCGCATCGCCGCGCAGGGCATCTGCCTGGTGCCCGAGAACCGCGGCATCTTCAAGCTGCTGACGGTGGAGGAGAACCTGCTGCTGGGCCGCCGACGCGAATCGCCCTGGCAGCTGGACGACATCTACCGCATCTTCCCGCGCCTGAAGGAGCGGCGTCGCAACGGCGGCGCCAATCTCTCGGGCGGCGAACAGCAGATGCTGGCCATCGGCCGGGCGCTGATGAACCATCCGCGCCTGCTGATCCTGGACGAGCCGGTCGAAGGCCTGGCGCCCGTCATCGTCGAGGAGATCGTGGCGCAACTGAAGACCATCAAGGCCGCCGGTGTGGCCATCCTGCTGGTCGAGCAGAACCTGGAAGTCTGCGTACAGCTGGCCGACCGCCACTACATCGTCGAGCAGGGCCGCGTGGTGCACGAGGCGGGCAATGCCGCCTTCATCGCCGACCACGAGGTCAAGGACCGCTATCTGGGCGTCGGCCTGGCTTGA
- a CDS encoding branched-chain amino acid ABC transporter permease: MPKKFTFLLALLVALGLPLVLRSGTLASEVLIYAMAALACNLLLGYTGLLSFGQGIFFGLGSYTIAILLTRLHLPMPLALLAAVAMGALGAALVGWVAIRQRGTYFVMLTLAFAQMFYFAAYTASDLTGGDNGLLDVPRPGFMDTPWRYYAFVALLFLLTFGLLLRVTDSIFGRTLLAIRDNEDRAAAAGYDLKRFKLLAFVISGSVTGLAGGLHSMMTGIAPLSNAEYHTSEMILLITVIGGTGNLFASVLGSVFYVLLADWLSTLWPRWLLLLGLLLIGVSVGMQRGLWGLCEAAWRRVFQRKPAQPAVRGEQA; encoded by the coding sequence ATGCCCAAGAAATTCACCTTCCTGCTGGCCCTGCTGGTGGCCCTGGGCCTGCCGCTGGTGCTGCGATCGGGCACGCTGGCCAGCGAGGTTTTGATCTACGCCATGGCGGCGCTGGCCTGCAACCTGCTGCTGGGCTACACGGGGCTGCTGTCCTTCGGCCAGGGCATCTTCTTCGGCCTCGGCAGCTACACCATCGCCATCCTGCTGACCCGCCTGCACCTGCCGATGCCGCTGGCCCTGCTGGCGGCCGTGGCCATGGGCGCGCTCGGCGCGGCGCTGGTGGGCTGGGTGGCGATCCGCCAGCGCGGCACCTACTTCGTGATGCTCACGCTGGCCTTCGCGCAGATGTTCTATTTCGCCGCCTACACGGCTTCGGACCTGACCGGCGGCGACAACGGCCTGCTCGACGTGCCCCGCCCCGGCTTCATGGACACCCCCTGGCGCTACTACGCCTTCGTCGCCCTCCTCTTTCTGCTGACCTTCGGCCTGCTGCTGCGGGTGACCGATTCGATCTTCGGCCGCACCCTGCTGGCCATCCGCGACAACGAAGACCGCGCCGCCGCCGCCGGCTATGACCTGAAGCGCTTCAAGCTGCTGGCCTTCGTCATCTCCGGCTCCGTCACCGGTCTCGCCGGCGGCCTGCATTCGATGATGACCGGCATCGCGCCGCTGTCGAACGCCGAGTACCACACGAGCGAGATGATCCTGCTGATCACCGTCATCGGCGGCACCGGCAACCTCTTCGCCTCGGTGCTCGGCTCCGTCTTCTATGTGCTGCTGGCCGACTGGCTCTCCACCCTGTGGCCGCGCTGGCTGCTGCTGCTGGGCCTCTTGCTGATCGGCGTGAGTGTGGGCATGCAGCGCGGCCTGTGGGGCCTGTGCGAGGCGGCCTGGCGCCGCGTCTTCCAGCGCAAGCCAGCGCAGCCGGCGGTCCGGGGAGAACAAGCATGA
- a CDS encoding ABC transporter substrate-binding protein — MQRRNLLQIAAASAAPAFLLGGRSAIAQATDAIRFGCPVPMSGAFAANGKFADLGMKLAIEQYGSALKRPLAYTVQDTEGKPATAVRKLQEAAQQQNTKFFAGGILSSEALAMGKEAEKAGGLFITTAGADEITGKDCNSATFRWSVPTFGAIEQTVRPLVAAMPKARRWYTITPQYVFGEGLLSAAKSIFQEKGIEHVGNSYHSLNEKEFSGYLTNAAAAKPDVLLLLNFGAQSSDTLRQAISFGMNKNMTILMAWASGLEQFDALGADLCDGVYFGAQYWHTASAPLNQDLVKRTADKLKIVPNYSLAGSYVCTKILIDGIIKAGTVDQKAVIAALEGMKYEGLTGMEEIRKDDHQVIKDYYLLKGKAKSKMKDAADYVDVVSSGKSFLPVDKTGCKLA; from the coding sequence ATGCAACGCAGAAACCTTCTCCAGATCGCCGCCGCATCCGCCGCCCCCGCCTTCCTGCTGGGCGGCCGTTCGGCCATCGCCCAGGCCACGGACGCGATCCGTTTCGGCTGCCCGGTGCCCATGTCCGGCGCGTTCGCCGCCAACGGCAAGTTTGCGGACCTGGGCATGAAGCTGGCCATAGAGCAATACGGGAGTGCGCTGAAGCGCCCCCTGGCCTATACGGTGCAGGACACCGAAGGCAAGCCCGCCACCGCCGTGCGCAAGCTGCAGGAAGCCGCCCAGCAGCAGAACACCAAATTCTTCGCCGGCGGCATCCTGTCCTCCGAAGCCCTGGCCATGGGCAAGGAAGCCGAGAAGGCCGGCGGCCTGTTCATCACCACCGCCGGTGCCGACGAGATCACCGGCAAGGACTGCAACAGCGCCACCTTCCGCTGGTCCGTGCCCACCTTCGGTGCGATCGAGCAGACGGTGCGCCCGCTGGTGGCCGCCATGCCCAAGGCCAGGCGCTGGTACACCATCACGCCGCAGTACGTCTTCGGCGAAGGCCTGCTGAGCGCGGCCAAGTCCATCTTCCAGGAGAAGGGCATCGAGCACGTGGGCAACAGCTACCACTCGCTCAACGAAAAGGAGTTCAGCGGCTACCTCACCAACGCCGCCGCCGCCAAGCCCGATGTGCTGCTGCTGCTCAACTTCGGTGCGCAGTCGTCGGACACCCTGCGCCAGGCGATCAGCTTCGGCATGAACAAGAACATGACCATCCTGATGGCCTGGGCCTCGGGCCTGGAGCAGTTCGACGCGCTGGGCGCGGACCTGTGCGACGGCGTCTACTTCGGTGCGCAGTACTGGCACACGGCCAGCGCGCCGCTCAACCAGGACCTGGTCAAGCGCACGGCCGACAAACTCAAGATCGTGCCCAACTACAGCCTGGCCGGCTCCTACGTCTGCACCAAGATCCTGATCGACGGGATCATCAAGGCCGGCACGGTGGACCAGAAGGCGGTCATCGCCGCCCTCGAAGGCATGAAGTACGAGGGCCTGACCGGCATGGAGGAGATCCGCAAGGACGACCACCAGGTGATCAAGGACTACTACCTGCTCAAGGGCAAGGCCAAGTCGAAGATGAAGGACGCCGCCGATTACGTGGACGTCGTCAGCTCCGGCAAGTCCTTCCTGCCAGTCGACAAGACGGGCTGCAAGCTGGCCTGA